One genomic segment of Desulfomicrobium sp. ZS1 includes these proteins:
- the pgsA gene encoding CDP-diacylglycerol--glycerol-3-phosphate 3-phosphatidyltransferase, with amino-acid sequence MMNVPNALTVFRILAVPFIVALLYFPSRSTCLLATILFLVAILTDLADGFWARKYNQVTNFGKFLDPLADKILIASVLIMLVELNWIPAWVAIIVIIRELLVTGLRAIAADKGQVIAADKYGKMKTIMQSVALVPLIYHYPLFGIDTAKLGFVLLLVAVVLTLYSGWNYLYTFYRIWGD; translated from the coding sequence ATGATGAACGTACCAAACGCGCTTACAGTGTTTCGAATATTGGCGGTGCCTTTCATTGTCGCCTTATTGTATTTTCCTTCGCGGTCAACCTGTCTGCTTGCGACTATTCTCTTTCTTGTCGCGATTCTTACAGATCTTGCCGACGGTTTTTGGGCCAGAAAATACAACCAGGTCACCAATTTCGGGAAATTTCTCGATCCGTTGGCGGACAAGATACTCATCGCATCGGTCTTGATCATGCTTGTCGAGTTGAACTGGATTCCTGCATGGGTCGCAATTATCGTCATTATCCGGGAATTGCTTGTCACTGGACTGCGGGCCATTGCCGCGGATAAGGGCCAGGTTATCGCGGCAGACAAATATGGAAAGATGAAGACCATCATGCAGAGCGTAGCCTTGGTTCCGCTTATTTATCACTACCCTCTGTTCGGTATTGATACTGCGAAATTGGGCTTTGTGCTGCTGCTTGTGGCGGTGGTGCTCACTTTATATTCAGGCTGGAATTATCTCTACACCTTTTATCGGATTTGGGGAGACTGA
- a CDS encoding type IV pilus twitching motility protein PilT — translation MAQIDAFFKMMHELGASDLHLSSGSQPIIRLHGEMQRIKYKFLEHEELKKMLYEITPENKIKTFEESGDVDFSYEVTHLARYRANFFLQKRGIGAVFREIPQKILTIEELGLPSILKNLALLPKGLVLVTGPTGSGKSTTLAAIVDYVNKIRKDHILTIEDPIEFVHEPQSCLINQREVGRDTMSFSAALRGALREDPDIILVGEMRDLETIQLALEAAETGHLVFATLHTISASKTIDRIIEVFPGDLQGQIRSGLADSLRAIIAQNLFKRIDKPGRVAGIEVLIATPAVRNLIRENKIFQINSVIETGRKFGMQSIDDAIMKLLTAGIIDPEQAYNKAATKSKFREFLTTPPQDFTEV, via the coding sequence ATGGCTCAAATAGATGCCTTTTTTAAAATGATGCATGAGCTTGGGGCCTCGGATCTTCATCTGTCATCAGGCTCGCAGCCGATTATCCGCCTGCATGGCGAAATGCAGCGCATCAAATACAAATTTCTTGAGCATGAAGAACTCAAGAAAATGCTTTACGAAATAACTCCTGAAAATAAGATCAAGACGTTCGAAGAAAGCGGTGATGTGGATTTCTCCTACGAAGTCACTCATCTGGCTCGCTACCGCGCCAATTTCTTTTTGCAGAAGCGTGGAATCGGAGCAGTTTTTCGAGAAATTCCGCAAAAAATCCTCACCATCGAGGAGCTGGGCCTGCCGAGTATCCTGAAGAATTTGGCTTTATTACCCAAAGGCCTCGTATTGGTCACCGGCCCCACGGGTAGCGGTAAATCCACGACGCTGGCCGCCATTGTCGATTACGTGAACAAGATCCGCAAGGATCATATTCTGACCATCGAAGACCCCATCGAATTTGTGCACGAACCGCAGAGTTGTCTGATCAATCAGCGTGAAGTCGGCCGGGACACCATGTCTTTCAGCGCAGCCTTGCGCGGGGCGCTACGCGAGGATCCGGACATCATTCTGGTCGGCGAAATGCGAGACCTCGAAACCATTCAGTTGGCCCTTGAGGCGGCAGAGACCGGCCATCTGGTTTTTGCGACCTTGCACACCATCTCCGCCTCGAAAACCATCGACCGCATCATCGAGGTCTTTCCCGGTGATTTGCAGGGCCAGATTCGTTCCGGTCTCGCCGACTCCCTGCGGGCCATCATTGCGCAGAACCTTTTCAAGCGCATAGACAAACCCGGGCGCGTTGCCGGCATTGAAGTCCTCATCGCCACCCCTGCCGTGCGAAACCTGATCCGCGAAAACAAGATTTTTCAGATCAACTCCGTTATCGAGACTGGACGAAAGTTCGGCATGCAGAGCATCGACGATGCCATCATGAAGCTTCTCACCGCCGGTATCATCGACCCCGAGCAAGCATACAACAAGGCTGCCACGAAGTCGAAATTCAGGGAATTTCTCACCACTCCGCCCCAAGATTTCACCGAGGTGTAA
- a CDS encoding septum formation initiator family protein: MIHGKKQIFLFLLCVVNIFLVFKIFDDDSGLPVYKDLKVKIDGVQQKIDDVDLRNRQISSEIRILKKNDQYVNRLIKRELFYVADNELMYILK; encoded by the coding sequence ATGATTCATGGTAAAAAGCAAATTTTTCTTTTTCTACTGTGCGTAGTAAACATTTTTCTTGTTTTCAAGATATTTGATGATGATAGCGGATTGCCTGTTTACAAAGATTTGAAAGTTAAAATAGATGGCGTGCAACAGAAGATAGATGATGTCGATTTGCGAAACAGACAAATCAGTTCTGAAATACGTATTCTCAAAAAAAATGACCAATACGTTAACAGGTTAATTAAACGAGAGCTTTTCTATGTCGCTGACAATGAATTGATGTATATACTGAAATGA
- the fbp gene encoding class 1 fructose-bisphosphatase — MRQVTVVEHLLLRQKERPMASGRFTRLLTELILSAKIIDREVSKAGLLDVLGATGEVNVQGEVVQKLDDFANQVIIRRMERAGVLCAMVSEENADFIGIPRQYPVGDYILIFDPLDGSANIDANVSIGTIFSIYRRTTFDQQAVSVGDLLQKGSMQVAAGYIIYGSSTMMVYTAGNGVHGFTLDPSVGEFLLSHPDIKIPERGRIYSVNEGYFSYWDEPTRNIVNYFKSNDSATGRPYSSRYIGSLVSDFHRNLIYGGIFMYPADSRDLRKPSGKLRLMCEAAPMAMIAEQAGGLATDGKQRILDIEPQELHQRVPLFIGSKSDVEVVLKFYADAAKS, encoded by the coding sequence ATGCGTCAAGTAACTGTTGTTGAACATTTGCTCCTTCGTCAAAAAGAACGGCCCATGGCTTCCGGCCGCTTCACCAGATTGCTGACCGAGCTCATTCTGTCTGCGAAAATTATCGACCGCGAAGTCTCCAAAGCCGGTCTTCTTGATGTTCTTGGTGCCACCGGGGAAGTGAACGTCCAAGGAGAGGTCGTCCAGAAACTGGATGATTTTGCCAACCAGGTGATCATTCGAAGAATGGAACGGGCCGGCGTGCTTTGTGCCATGGTTTCGGAGGAAAACGCCGATTTCATCGGGATTCCCCGTCAGTATCCCGTCGGCGATTACATTTTGATCTTTGATCCTCTTGACGGTTCGGCCAACATTGACGCCAACGTGAGCATCGGGACCATATTCAGCATTTATCGGCGCACGACCTTCGATCAGCAGGCCGTCAGCGTGGGCGACCTGCTTCAGAAGGGTTCGATGCAGGTAGCGGCCGGGTATATCATCTATGGGTCCTCCACGATGATGGTCTATACCGCCGGTAACGGTGTCCACGGATTCACCCTTGACCCCAGCGTGGGTGAGTTTCTTCTTTCGCATCCGGACATTAAGATACCGGAGCGGGGACGAATCTATTCCGTCAACGAAGGGTATTTTTCGTATTGGGATGAACCCACGAGAAATATCGTAAATTATTTTAAATCAAATGATAGCGCCACAGGCCGGCCGTACAGTTCGCGCTATATCGGGTCCCTGGTTTCCGATTTTCATCGGAATCTGATTTACGGCGGAATTTTCATGTATCCCGCCGATTCTCGCGATCTGCGCAAACCTTCGGGCAAGCTTCGTCTCATGTGTGAAGCCGCCCCCATGGCCATGATCGCCGAGCAGGCGGGTGGTCTTGCGACGGATGGAAAGCAACGCATCCTGGACATTGAGCCACAGGAATTGCATCAGCGTGTGCCCTTGTTCATCGGCTCAAAATCCGACGTCGAGGTTGTCCTCAAGTTCTATGCAGATGCCGCCAAAAGCTAG
- a CDS encoding Mrp/NBP35 family ATP-binding protein, which produces MSETNSSCSSCSGKKTLGSIQDSPESKLERQDKVIASTLSKIKYKLFVMSGKGGVGKSSVSTNLAAALAIKGYKVGLLDVDIHGPSVPHLLGLTGLLDIDPQKGIQPKRYSENLAVVSMESLLKDPDQAVLWKGPMKTSAIRQFVSDVDWGELDFLVIDSPPGTGDEPMAVLKTVPDALCIVITTPQEISLADVRKSINFLQYVKANILGVVENMSGLICPHCGQKIDLFKRGGGEQLATKYSLPFLGAIPLDPVTVVAGDLGKPVVMLDVECPAKTALLAMAERVIVAAENSLEAVSSSHV; this is translated from the coding sequence ATGTCCGAAACCAATTCATCCTGTTCCAGCTGCTCCGGCAAAAAGACCCTCGGCTCGATCCAGGACAGCCCGGAATCAAAGCTCGAACGCCAGGACAAGGTCATCGCTAGCACCTTGTCCAAGATCAAATACAAACTTTTCGTTATGAGCGGCAAAGGCGGGGTGGGCAAAAGCTCTGTATCCACCAATCTGGCCGCGGCTCTGGCTATCAAGGGGTACAAGGTTGGGCTGCTGGATGTCGATATCCATGGACCCAGCGTGCCGCATCTGCTTGGGTTGACCGGCCTTTTGGACATCGATCCGCAAAAAGGCATCCAGCCCAAACGCTACAGCGAAAATCTGGCGGTCGTGTCCATGGAGTCCCTGCTCAAGGACCCGGATCAGGCCGTGCTTTGGAAAGGTCCCATGAAGACCTCGGCCATACGCCAGTTCGTGTCGGATGTGGACTGGGGCGAGCTGGATTTTCTGGTCATCGATTCCCCGCCCGGTACGGGAGACGAGCCGATGGCCGTACTGAAGACAGTTCCCGACGCCCTGTGTATCGTCATCACGACGCCTCAAGAAATTTCTTTGGCAGACGTGCGAAAATCGATTAACTTTCTGCAGTACGTGAAGGCGAACATTCTCGGTGTCGTTGAAAACATGAGCGGTCTCATCTGTCCGCACTGTGGGCAAAAGATCGATCTGTTCAAAAGAGGCGGGGGAGAGCAACTTGCCACGAAGTACTCGCTGCCGTTTCTCGGGGCCATTCCGCTTGATCCGGTTACCGTGGTCGCCGGGGACTTGGGCAAGCCTGTTGTCATGCTTGATGTCGAATGCCCGGCCAAGACGGCCTTGCTTGCGATGGCTGAGCGGGTCATTGTCGCTGCCGAAAACAGTCTGGAAGCCGTGTCGAGTAGTCATGTATAG
- the trxA gene encoding thioredoxin, giving the protein MAAQVNDAGFDAEVLKGDLPVLVDFWAPWCGPCRAIAPVIEELTQEFEGKVKIVKMNVDENPGTPSKYGIRAIPTLILFKNGEVVEQVTGAVSKASLKQMLSDKVL; this is encoded by the coding sequence ATGGCTGCACAAGTGAACGATGCCGGATTTGATGCGGAAGTTTTGAAAGGTGATCTTCCTGTATTGGTTGATTTTTGGGCACCGTGGTGTGGACCGTGCAGGGCTATTGCTCCTGTAATTGAAGAATTGACTCAGGAATTCGAGGGCAAGGTCAAAATCGTAAAGATGAATGTTGACGAAAACCCCGGCACTCCGAGCAAATATGGTATCCGCGCTATCCCCACCTTGATTCTTTTCAAGAATGGCGAAGTCGTTGAGCAGGTCACCGGAGCTGTCTCCAAGGCCAGTCTGAAGCAGATGCTCAGTGACAAGGTCCTCTAA
- a CDS encoding 4Fe-4S binding protein, translating into MHSYHAQRIVFSPTGTTRKIIESITLGLAPKSWSELDLTYSDSDQESARNQMEETEMAIIGMPVHAGRIPALAAERLRSSVKGRGRGAVLVVVYGNRAYDDALLELHNMAVELGFVPVAAAAFVGEHSFSSPDLPVAEGRPDSMDLEKALNFGKSVKEKMLDVQNFADKPQQLSVPGNFPYRDGVQPAPISPETEADKCVLCGDCVRSCPSGAIRLVNDSVVTDKMQCLRCCACIRVCPTGARVMTHPKILELGRTLHEKFAERREPELYL; encoded by the coding sequence ATGCACAGCTATCATGCGCAACGCATAGTATTTTCCCCCACGGGCACGACCAGAAAAATTATTGAATCCATTACCCTGGGCCTGGCACCAAAATCCTGGTCTGAACTGGACTTGACGTATTCTGATTCTGATCAGGAATCCGCAAGGAATCAAATGGAAGAGACTGAGATGGCGATTATCGGCATGCCGGTCCATGCCGGGCGCATCCCCGCCTTAGCAGCGGAAAGGCTTCGTTCTTCAGTGAAAGGGCGGGGTCGAGGGGCAGTCCTTGTCGTTGTCTACGGCAACAGAGCCTATGATGACGCCCTGCTTGAACTTCACAATATGGCAGTGGAACTCGGCTTTGTACCTGTCGCGGCAGCGGCCTTCGTGGGGGAACATTCCTTTTCCTCCCCAGACCTGCCCGTAGCCGAGGGGCGGCCGGACAGCATGGATCTGGAAAAGGCGCTGAACTTTGGAAAAAGCGTGAAGGAAAAAATGCTCGACGTTCAAAATTTTGCCGACAAGCCCCAACAGCTGTCTGTGCCGGGAAATTTTCCGTACCGCGATGGAGTACAGCCGGCTCCGATCTCCCCGGAGACCGAAGCTGACAAATGCGTCCTTTGCGGAGATTGCGTCAGATCCTGCCCCTCCGGCGCCATCAGACTGGTCAACGATTCCGTGGTAACCGACAAAATGCAATGTCTGCGCTGCTGCGCCTGCATCCGAGTCTGTCCGACAGGCGCGAGGGTCATGACGCACCCGAAAATTCTGGAACTGGGGCGCACCTTGCATGAAAAATTCGCAGAACGCCGCGAACCCGAGTTGTATCTTTAA
- a CDS encoding type IV pilus twitching motility protein PilT → MQRAHLDHILHQVLDFAPDTSDILFTVNKLVQAEVHGELVNAKIEPNPGQLLPIQVEAVAMCLMGRNIRLYEDQLRTGSCDLSYELPGRCRFRVNILGQKGSLAIVMRKLTSVVPTIRDLSLPEVFYEMSKEKYGLILVTGATGTGKTTSLAALIDNINQMHRKHIVTLEDPIEYVHEHKLGTVNQRELGLDFDSFASGLRAALRQAPKVILVGEIRDRETITIALEAAETGHLVLGTLHTSDTGQTINRIIGMFELAEERLIRSRLAESLKYVVSQRLMPRLGGGRVPAFEVLKSNLRVKEVIYNGESEDKTFYNIVESGDAYGMITFDKYIANQFYENIISEDIAMLHGSDKSRLAQMIDKIKTARGEKVTDIEGLELDHDYERKSSFLER, encoded by the coding sequence ATGCAGAGAGCGCATCTTGACCATATCTTGCATCAGGTTCTCGATTTTGCGCCTGATACCTCAGACATTCTCTTTACTGTGAACAAGCTTGTGCAGGCGGAAGTTCATGGCGAGCTGGTCAACGCGAAGATAGAGCCTAACCCGGGGCAGCTGCTGCCCATTCAGGTTGAAGCTGTGGCCATGTGTCTCATGGGCCGCAATATCCGCCTTTACGAGGACCAACTGCGCACAGGGTCCTGCGATCTTTCCTACGAGCTGCCGGGTCGTTGCCGTTTCAGGGTCAATATTCTGGGGCAGAAGGGCTCCTTGGCCATAGTAATGCGCAAGTTGACCTCCGTCGTGCCCACGATCAGGGATCTCTCCCTGCCGGAAGTTTTTTACGAGATGTCCAAGGAGAAGTACGGTCTCATTCTGGTCACCGGCGCCACAGGCACAGGTAAGACCACCTCCCTTGCGGCTCTCATCGACAATATAAACCAGATGCACCGCAAGCATATCGTCACCCTTGAAGACCCCATCGAATATGTCCATGAGCATAAACTCGGGACTGTGAACCAGCGGGAACTCGGTCTTGATTTCGATTCTTTCGCTTCAGGACTGCGTGCTGCATTGCGCCAGGCTCCAAAGGTCATCCTGGTGGGTGAAATACGTGATCGTGAGACGATCACCATTGCTTTGGAAGCTGCGGAGACAGGTCATCTGGTACTCGGAACTCTGCACACCAGCGACACTGGTCAGACCATCAACCGTATCATTGGCATGTTTGAGCTGGCTGAAGAGCGTTTGATACGATCACGCCTGGCAGAAAGCCTCAAATATGTCGTCTCGCAACGACTGATGCCTCGTTTGGGAGGAGGGCGCGTTCCGGCTTTTGAAGTTTTGAAGTCGAACCTGCGTGTCAAAGAAGTCATTTACAATGGTGAGAGTGAAGACAAGACCTTTTATAATATTGTTGAATCCGGTGATGCCTACGGAATGATCACTTTCGACAAATATATAGCCAACCAATTTTACGAAAATATAATTTCCGAAGATATTGCCATGTTGCACGGGTCGGATAAATCCCGTTTGGCCCAGATGATCGACAAGATCAAAACCGCTCGCGGAGAGAAGGTTACGGATATTGAAGGCCTTGAGCTTGATCACGACTATGAGCGTAAGAGCTCATTTCTTGAGAGGTAA
- a CDS encoding outer membrane protein assembly factor BamD, with protein sequence MLFKLFPSPSFTVSQVIVMRNYLILFSFVLLLNGCGAIDSYFLTPPEDTAQELFENARGFMQDKEYAEAADSLTKLNDRYPFSPYATEARLMLADAYALDLKYLEAVDAYEEFLNMHPRHESIDYVLFQIGVNKYNSHRSIDLPHTQLGEAVESFRRLVSGYPKSIYREQALDYIVKCRKLMAEHEMFVADFYFKSGSYNAAWTRYVYIIDNFPELEEIVQLAKSKSKVAYYYAQEKDNDTVRHPSKLKQYLDWL encoded by the coding sequence ATGCTTTTTAAGCTCTTCCCATCACCTTCATTTACCGTGAGCCAGGTAATTGTAATGCGCAACTATTTGATTCTTTTTTCTTTTGTCCTGCTTTTAAACGGGTGTGGAGCCATTGATTCCTATTTTTTGACTCCGCCTGAAGACACTGCTCAGGAGCTTTTTGAGAACGCGCGCGGGTTCATGCAAGACAAAGAATATGCAGAAGCCGCCGACTCCCTGACCAAACTCAATGACCGCTATCCGTTCAGCCCATATGCTACGGAAGCCAGACTTATGCTTGCCGATGCATATGCCCTTGATTTGAAGTATCTGGAAGCTGTTGACGCGTATGAAGAATTTCTGAATATGCATCCGCGTCATGAATCCATTGATTACGTCCTGTTTCAGATTGGTGTGAATAAATATAACTCACATCGGTCGATTGATTTGCCGCATACTCAGCTTGGTGAAGCGGTTGAATCCTTCAGAAGGCTTGTCAGCGGATATCCGAAGAGCATTTATCGGGAGCAGGCTCTCGATTATATTGTCAAATGCAGAAAGCTGATGGCGGAGCACGAAATGTTCGTTGCCGACTTTTATTTCAAGTCTGGATCATACAACGCTGCGTGGACCCGCTATGTGTATATAATTGATAATTTTCCTGAACTGGAAGAAATTGTGCAGCTGGCCAAGTCAAAGTCCAAGGTCGCATATTATTACGCGCAAGAGAAAGACAATGATACTGTACGGCATCCAAGCAAGTTAAAACAATATTTAGACTGGCTTTGA
- a CDS encoding zinc-ribbon domain-containing protein, which produces MDITCSHCKSSFVIPDDRIPETKKFKLNCPKCREPIVVDQESADEKIVAPEHFPHDATVAFLFVKNKKLAERIGLFLKSRGIFVSETTLIHEALDKVRINYYNILILEESEQAKAILGVIRKWNGLRRRDVNIILVEATCKSLHSNEAFFRGVNSVISEADNERIENILDLALGEFKSYSEPWAVAAQRLHMKG; this is translated from the coding sequence ATGGATATCACCTGTTCTCATTGTAAATCCAGTTTTGTGATTCCGGACGACCGTATTCCTGAAACCAAAAAGTTCAAACTCAATTGCCCAAAATGCAGAGAACCTATCGTTGTCGATCAGGAAAGCGCAGATGAGAAAATTGTCGCGCCCGAGCATTTTCCGCATGATGCGACGGTAGCGTTTCTGTTTGTCAAAAATAAGAAGTTGGCAGAGAGGATCGGCCTATTTTTGAAATCAAGAGGTATATTTGTTTCTGAGACCACACTTATCCACGAAGCGTTGGATAAAGTTCGGATTAACTACTATAATATACTTATCCTCGAAGAATCGGAGCAGGCGAAAGCCATTTTGGGTGTTATTAGAAAATGGAACGGATTGCGCCGCCGGGATGTCAACATCATTCTGGTCGAAGCTACTTGCAAGAGTCTGCATTCAAATGAAGCCTTTTTCAGAGGTGTCAATTCTGTTATCAGTGAAGCAGATAATGAAAGAATAGAAAATATCCTTGATCTGGCATTGGGCGAATTTAAAAGTTACAGTGAACCATGGGCTGTCGCTGCGCAAAGACTGCACATGAAAGGGTAA
- a CDS encoding lipopolysaccharide assembly protein LapB, with protein sequence MNDTLHLFDELLEHDSGSKIFFPLARLYRKQGHTQRAIEIVQKGIEHHPDYLEAQLYLIELLSEVGDTSAAENKAFGVFSKLLSYEKFWVSLRAHYAKSQRSDLALASFLVERNARGEDVDLLKLLTYGIGHYTELISSDSPSVEPEQDLDAEEVAQICLNSGIKTKTMAKLLVAQGEFAQAIKIYDGLLEGVVNEEERNELSLLRANAHKELGSMPDPEAEKNNKLFFVLNTLADRLEQKIDLQSSTAD encoded by the coding sequence ATGAACGATACACTACACCTTTTCGATGAACTTCTTGAGCATGATTCCGGCTCAAAGATATTCTTTCCTTTGGCTCGACTGTATCGCAAGCAAGGTCATACACAAAGAGCTATCGAGATCGTACAGAAAGGAATCGAGCATCACCCCGATTATCTTGAGGCTCAGTTGTATCTGATTGAGCTTTTGAGCGAAGTCGGCGACACCTCGGCTGCGGAAAACAAGGCTTTTGGTGTGTTTTCCAAACTGCTCTCCTACGAGAAGTTCTGGGTCAGTCTGCGTGCTCATTATGCAAAGTCCCAGCGATCCGACTTGGCTCTGGCTTCTTTTCTGGTCGAACGAAACGCCCGAGGCGAAGATGTGGATCTTCTCAAGCTCTTGACCTACGGCATAGGCCACTACACAGAGCTGATCTCTTCCGATTCTCCAAGTGTCGAGCCGGAACAGGATCTGGATGCTGAAGAGGTCGCCCAGATTTGTCTCAATTCCGGAATCAAGACGAAAACCATGGCCAAACTCCTTGTGGCTCAAGGAGAATTCGCGCAGGCGATAAAGATTTATGATGGTTTGCTTGAAGGAGTGGTCAACGAGGAAGAACGGAATGAGTTGAGTCTACTCCGAGCCAACGCGCACAAGGAATTGGGGAGCATGCCTGATCCGGAAGCTGAAAAAAACAACAAGCTTTTTTTTGTTTTGAATACATTGGCCGATCGCCTGGAGCAGAAAATTGATCTGCAGTCCTCAACTGCCGATTGA
- a CDS encoding lytic transglycosylase domain-containing protein, which translates to MIRVFVLSFLLAFQFLFLAGQIVQAKGIYYMVKEDGTLCITDIPNSRKYKPYKFEKTINYIRNAIVAFKRDHRSVKEVNTIVSSLCSKYEVDKKLVMAVIDVESGFDAAAVSTAGAQGLMQIMPETGRDLDLEDPFDPSENIDAGIRYLRYLLDTFPDRRLAVAAYNAGPNAVKKYGGIPPYAETQNYVEKVWARLQYYE; encoded by the coding sequence ATGATACGTGTTTTTGTACTTTCTTTTCTTCTTGCCTTTCAGTTTTTATTTTTGGCCGGGCAAATCGTTCAGGCCAAAGGCATTTATTATATGGTCAAGGAAGATGGAACTCTTTGCATAACGGACATTCCAAATTCAAGAAAGTACAAGCCATACAAGTTTGAAAAAACTATAAATTATATTCGGAATGCAATAGTCGCGTTTAAACGCGATCACAGAAGTGTAAAAGAAGTAAATACCATAGTTTCTAGTTTGTGTTCTAAATATGAGGTTGATAAAAAACTTGTTATGGCGGTGATTGATGTTGAATCCGGGTTCGATGCAGCTGCTGTTTCCACTGCAGGGGCTCAAGGTTTGATGCAGATCATGCCTGAAACCGGAAGGGATCTTGATTTAGAGGATCCTTTTGATCCGTCGGAAAATATCGATGCAGGAATCCGTTATTTGCGATACTTGCTTGATACATTTCCAGATAGGCGTCTTGCTGTCGCGGCATATAACGCAGGGCCAAATGCCGTAAAGAAATATGGGGGGATTCCTCCCTACGCCGAAACTCAAAATTATGTCGAAAAAGTTTGGGCGCGACTTCAATATTATGAATAA
- the tsaD gene encoding tRNA (adenosine(37)-N6)-threonylcarbamoyltransferase complex transferase subunit TsaD: protein MICLGIETSCDETSVALWQDAQLVTDLVHTQIPMHSVFGGVVPELASREHLRLLDGLVSSVLQSAERPAGQGIDLVAVTRGPGLLGALLVGISYAKSLSLSLGVPVIGVNHLYAHLLACDFTEPIEYPALGVLVSGGHTHIYEMPAPCEFNLLGKTLDDAAGEAFDKIAKLLNLPYPGGKYIDILARHGTAEPRLFSKPYLQNDNCDFSFSGLKTAVAQYVHKKSFAAIDYAVFDVELIPQEIKDLCATVNETIVETVLEKTRRAVARCHDVKTLCLAGGVAANSHLRHKFSAFAHASGFKFLAPAQNYCGDNAAMIAYAGVQWAKKGLMSSMDFEAVPRGKIVPNDFIVNPFFKE, encoded by the coding sequence ATGATTTGTCTCGGTATTGAAACGTCCTGCGACGAAACATCCGTAGCACTCTGGCAAGACGCGCAACTCGTCACCGATCTTGTGCATACGCAGATACCTATGCATTCGGTTTTTGGCGGGGTCGTGCCGGAATTGGCATCGCGGGAACACCTGCGCCTGCTGGACGGGCTTGTCTCATCCGTGCTGCAGAGCGCGGAGCGCCCTGCGGGGCAGGGGATCGACCTAGTCGCCGTCACGCGCGGGCCGGGTCTGCTGGGCGCGCTTTTGGTGGGTATCTCCTACGCCAAGTCGTTGTCTTTGTCGCTTGGGGTTCCCGTCATTGGGGTCAATCACCTCTATGCGCATCTGCTGGCCTGCGATTTTACCGAGCCCATCGAGTATCCGGCGCTTGGCGTCCTCGTTTCCGGAGGACACACGCATATCTATGAAATGCCTGCCCCCTGTGAATTTAACCTGCTTGGAAAAACCCTTGATGACGCAGCAGGCGAAGCGTTCGACAAGATTGCAAAACTTTTGAATCTTCCCTATCCGGGTGGTAAGTATATAGACATTCTGGCTCGACACGGCACGGCAGAGCCGCGTCTTTTTTCGAAGCCGTATCTGCAAAATGATAATTGCGATTTCAGCTTCAGCGGACTCAAGACAGCGGTTGCCCAATATGTGCATAAAAAATCTTTTGCCGCCATTGACTACGCCGTCTTTGACGTGGAATTGATCCCACAGGAAATAAAAGATCTTTGCGCTACGGTGAATGAGACAATTGTCGAGACCGTGCTCGAAAAGACCAGACGGGCCGTGGCCCGCTGCCATGATGTCAAGACGTTGTGCCTGGCCGGCGGGGTCGCCGCCAATAGCCATCTTCGGCATAAATTCTCGGCATTTGCCCATGCCAGTGGATTCAAATTTTTAGCTCCCGCGCAAAACTATTGTGGTGATAATGCGGCTATGATAGCGTACGCAGGAGTTCAGTGGGCGAAAAAGGGTCTCATGAGTTCCATGGATTTTGAGGCCGTCCCACGGGGAAAGATTGTTCCCAATGATTTTATTGTAAACCCTTTCTTCAAGGAGTGA